Proteins from a genomic interval of Candidatus Eisenbacteria bacterium:
- a CDS encoding menaquinone biosynthesis protein — MTASRPVTTTVAARIPYANAAPFYALWGDAPFAVRNLVPRELGREAESGGVDLGIMAAGDYLRLRPRFELLAPLGVSARGAVGSVFLFSRRPVAALDGALISVTPETSTSIRLLRLLLGVRRGFTNLRLLRGLEPSQADGLLLIGDQAMRTRRRPPEGYVHVLDLGEDWLEWTGLPFVYAVWAVRAALDPATKADLRSFVEASLAAGLASLPDVARRETGPGWSADEVEGYLRRFNYRFGPEELRALERFESLLVEHGLMHLD; from the coding sequence ATGACCGCCTCGCGCCCCGTCACCACCACCGTCGCCGCCCGGATCCCGTACGCGAACGCCGCGCCCTTCTACGCGCTGTGGGGCGATGCGCCGTTCGCGGTCCGCAACCTGGTCCCGCGCGAACTCGGCCGCGAGGCCGAGAGCGGCGGCGTGGACCTCGGCATCATGGCCGCGGGCGACTACCTGAGGCTGCGGCCGCGGTTCGAGCTGCTGGCGCCGCTGGGCGTTTCGGCGCGCGGCGCGGTCGGCTCGGTGTTCCTGTTCTCGCGCCGCCCCGTCGCGGCGCTCGATGGCGCGCTCATCTCGGTGACGCCCGAGACGTCCACCTCGATCCGGCTGCTGCGGCTGCTGCTCGGCGTGCGCAGGGGCTTTACGAACCTGCGCCTGCTGCGCGGGCTCGAGCCGTCACAGGCCGACGGCCTGCTCCTGATCGGCGATCAGGCGATGCGCACCCGCAGGCGGCCGCCCGAGGGCTACGTGCACGTGCTCGACCTGGGCGAGGACTGGCTCGAGTGGACCGGGCTGCCGTTCGTGTACGCCGTCTGGGCGGTGCGCGCCGCGCTCGATCCCGCGACCAAGGCCGACCTGCGCTCGTTCGTCGAAGCCTCGCTCGCCGCCGGGCTGGCGTCGCTGCCCGACGTCGCGCGGCGCGAGACCGGCCCCGGCTGGAGCGCCGACGAGGTCGAGGGCTACCTGCGCCGGTTCAACTACCGCTTCGGGCCCGAGGAGCTGCGCGCGCTCGAACGTTTCGAGTCGCTGCTCGTCGAGCACGGCCTGATGCATCTGGACTGA